A window of Vidua macroura isolate BioBank_ID:100142 chromosome 22, ASM2450914v1, whole genome shotgun sequence contains these coding sequences:
- the MPZL3 gene encoding myelin protein zero-like protein 3 — MRRPGAAGTGGRLLLLLLPRGALLLLGVCNALSLEIKASPKVQAYVGEQVRLKCFFKSSSPITESLLVDWTYRPLTGGQMETIFHYQSIPHPTTAGTFKDRISWVGNVANGDASIAIQNPVLSDNGTFICSVKNPPDVYHNIPQTVLVVTERGLAFQLSSAALLSILVFLPSALVVILLLVRMGRKFRVLKEKGKCGYKKSSIEVSDEPEHSDTAGCGGKLKEWCLNCMDTDEEDPY, encoded by the exons ATGCGGCGCCCAGGGGCGGCGGGGACCGGcggccgcctcctcctcctcctcctcccgcggggggctctgctgctgctcg GTGTCTGCAATGCTCTTTCCCTGGAAATTAAAGCCAGTCCTAAAGTCCAAGCTTATGTGGGTGAGCAAGTGCGGCTGAAATGCTTCTTCAAATCCAGCTCCCCCATCACGGAGAGCCTGCTGGTGGACTGGACCTACCGGCCCCTCACTGGGGGCCAGATGGAGACA ATTTTTCATTATCAGTCCATCCCACACCCCACAACAGCGGGGACGTTCAAGGACAGGATATCCTGGGTTGGGAACGTTGCTAATGGTGATGCTTCCATCGCTATCCAAAACCCAGTGCTCAGTGACAACGGGACGTTCATCTGCAGCGTGAAGAACCCTCCAGATGTTTACCACAACATTCCCCAGACGGTGCTGGTGGTTACAGAGCGGG GCCTGGCCttccagctgagctcagcagctctgctgtccatCCTGGTGTTCCTCCCTTCTGCCCTCGTGGTCAttctgctgctggtgaggatgGGGAGGAAATTCCGGGTgctgaaggagaaaggaaaatgtggcTACAAGAAATCCTCCATCGAAGTGTCTGATGA GCCAGAGCACTCAGACACAGCTGGCTGCGGGGGGAAGCTCAAGGAGTGGTGCCTGAACTGCATG GACACGGATGAAGAAGATCCCTACTGA
- the MPZL2 gene encoding myelin protein zero-like protein 2 translates to MRGRTWLGAALVLGAQLRALWLAAAVEVHTAKEVVAVNGTNQRLKCTFSSSSPVSQQLSVSWNFQPEDLTTHEPVFYYLKEPYEPPVGRFKDRVTWDGNIERNDVSIIIWNLKPSDNGTFTCQVTNWPDVYGTIGEVRLRVVQKVSFSEIHFLAVAIGSASVLMIIVVTAVIICRQRRRKARDRRLGAADTESKEKESLKMGEEKEPVPLED, encoded by the exons CGCTGTGGCTGGCGGCAGCGGTGGAGGTTCACACCGCCAAGGAGGTGGTGGCCGTGAACGGGACCAACCAGCGGCTGAAATgcaccttctccagcagcagccccgtgAGCCAGCAGCTGTCAGTGAGCTGGAACTTCCAGCCCGAGGACCTGACCACTCACGAGCCG GTATTTTACTACCTGAAGGAGCCCTACGAGCCCCCCGTGGGAAGGTTTAAAGACCGAGTCACCTGGGATGGGAACATCGAGCGTAACGATGTTTCCATCATCATCTGGAACCTGAAGCCCAGTGACAACGGGACCTTCACCTGCCAGGTGACAAACTGGCCAGATGTGTACGGCACCATCGGGGAGGTGCGGCTCCGGGTTGTGCAGAAAG TGAGCTTCTCAGAAATCCATTTCCTGGCCGTGGCCATCGGATCTGCCTCTGTGCTGATGATCATCGTGGTGACAGCCGTGATTATCTGCCGGCAGCGCCGCAGGAAGGCGCGAGACAGGAGGCTGGGGGCGGCAGACACAGAGAG TAAAGAAAAGGAGAGCCTGAAgatgggggaagaaaaggaaccCGTTCCATTGGAAGATTAA